Proteins encoded by one window of Orbaceae bacterium BiB:
- the modB gene encoding molybdate ABC transporter permease subunit, protein MILTAYEWQVLLLSLKIAVVAITFSLPFAILVAWLLARCQFWGKSLFDSIIHLPLVLPPVALGYLLLITMGRRGVVGQWLYQTFGISFSLDWKGAALASAVVAFPLVVRSIRLAIESIDIRLENVARTLGADKMRVFLTITLPLAFPGILMGIVLGFARCLGEFGATITFVSNIKGETRTIPLAMYTYLQTPNGEYAAMRLCIISIVLALIALIASEWLNRWHKKKLAG, encoded by the coding sequence ATGATATTGACTGCGTATGAGTGGCAAGTACTGTTATTAAGTTTAAAAATAGCAGTCGTCGCCATTACGTTTAGTTTACCTTTCGCAATCTTAGTCGCTTGGTTACTAGCTCGTTGTCAATTTTGGGGGAAATCGCTATTCGATAGTATTATTCATCTACCGTTAGTGCTTCCCCCCGTTGCATTAGGCTATCTGTTACTAATCACAATGGGTAGACGAGGAGTAGTAGGTCAATGGCTTTATCAAACCTTTGGAATCAGTTTTAGTTTAGATTGGAAAGGTGCTGCACTCGCCTCAGCAGTTGTTGCATTCCCTTTGGTCGTTCGTTCGATTAGACTTGCTATTGAGTCGATTGATATTAGACTGGAAAATGTAGCAAGGACACTCGGTGCGGATAAAATGCGAGTATTTTTGACTATTACCCTCCCCCTTGCTTTTCCAGGTATTTTAATGGGCATTGTGCTAGGATTTGCAAGATGTTTAGGTGAATTTGGTGCAACCATCACCTTTGTATCGAATATTAAAGGGGAAACTCGAACAATTCCTTTAGCTATGTATACTTATCTACAAACCCCTAATGGTGAATATGCAGCTATGCGTTTATGTATAATATCTATCGTATTAGCATTAATCGCGCTAATTGCTTCTGAATGGTTAAACCGTTGGCACAAAAAGAAACTAGCGGGGTAA
- the modC gene encoding molybdenum ABC transporter ATP-binding protein: MLHIDVTKKLSSFTFSFNQAIDFEGITAILGISGSGKSTLINLLNGLIKPDSGKIILNGTTLVDTSNNRFLSAQQRHIGTVFQDPLLFPHYKVITNLKYGIHKKMEERFDEIVKVLNISHLLSRYPAMLSGGEKQRVAIGRALLTNPQLLLMDEPLSALDMPRKKELINYIQHLVNEIKIPIIYVTHNINEVKRLANKVAIIEQGKLYDYGDTAQILQSDYLKEWL; this comes from the coding sequence ATGTTACACATTGATGTTACTAAAAAACTCTCATCTTTTACCTTCTCATTTAATCAAGCTATTGATTTTGAAGGGATAACTGCCATATTAGGCATTTCGGGTTCAGGGAAATCAACACTCATTAATTTACTGAATGGTTTAATTAAGCCCGACAGCGGTAAAATCATACTCAATGGTACAACACTAGTAGATACGTCTAATAACCGATTTTTATCAGCGCAACAGCGCCATATTGGTACAGTATTTCAAGATCCGCTACTATTCCCACACTATAAAGTCATCACTAATCTTAAGTATGGTATTCATAAAAAGATGGAAGAGCGCTTTGATGAAATTGTTAAAGTACTCAATATTAGCCATTTACTGAGTCGCTACCCGGCCATGTTATCTGGTGGTGAAAAGCAGCGTGTTGCAATTGGACGAGCGCTCTTGACTAATCCACAACTACTATTAATGGATGAACCGCTATCAGCATTAGATATGCCTAGGAAAAAAGAGCTAATTAACTACATTCAACATCTGGTCAACGAAATTAAGATTCCAATTATTTACGTTACTCATAATATTAATGAAGTTAAAAGACTCGCGAATAAAGTAGCGATTATTGAACAAGGTAAGTTATATGATTACGGTGATACAGCGCAGATATTGCAGAGTGACTATTTAAAAGAGTGGCTGTAA
- a CDS encoding MBL fold metallo-hydrolase — MKLVVLVDNNTLIDQYYLGEPGVCYYIEDGDDRLLLDVGYSDIFIKNAQLLDIDLASIRTIAISHGHNDHTRGLKYLADVIDLSPVKIVAHPDAFYAKTIDNLSIGAPFNQLELAKMSHLQLSKAPIKISANITFLGEIPVSNQFEIRQGFGSIFDEEHRYLGTDYVMDDSALVYQNDKGLFIITGCSHSGICNIVEYAKQVCNEQRIIGIIGGFHLFEASEQLTKTINYFVQNGIDNLYPCHCVSFMAKAEINKMIPIHEVGVGLSIEVD; from the coding sequence ATGAAACTTGTTGTACTCGTTGATAATAATACGTTAATTGACCAGTATTATTTGGGTGAACCTGGTGTTTGTTACTATATTGAAGATGGTGATGATCGATTATTACTTGATGTTGGTTACTCTGATATATTTATTAAAAATGCCCAGCTACTTGATATTGATTTAGCATCAATTCGCACGATTGCCATCTCTCATGGTCATAACGATCATACCCGAGGGCTCAAATATTTAGCGGATGTGATAGATTTATCTCCCGTTAAAATTGTTGCTCATCCTGATGCTTTCTATGCCAAAACGATTGACAATCTCTCAATTGGGGCTCCATTTAATCAATTAGAACTAGCCAAAATGAGCCACTTACAGCTCTCAAAGGCACCTATCAAAATTAGTGCTAATATTACTTTTCTAGGTGAAATTCCAGTATCAAACCAATTTGAAATTCGGCAAGGCTTTGGTTCTATTTTTGATGAAGAACATCGTTATCTTGGTACCGATTATGTGATGGATGATTCAGCATTAGTGTATCAAAATGATAAAGGATTATTCATTATTACGGGCTGTTCTCATAGCGGTATTTGTAATATTGTCGAATATGCTAAGCAAGTTTGTAATGAGCAACGTATTATTGGCATTATTGGTGGCTTTCATTTATTTGAAGCATCAGAGCAATTAACAAAAACCATCAACTATTTTGTGCAAAATGGGATTGATAATTTGTATCCATGTCACTGTGTTTCGTTTATGGCTAAAGCTGAAATTAATAAAATGATACCTATTCATGAGGTTGGCGTCGGTTTAAGTATCGAGGTTGATTAA
- the mukF gene encoding chromosome partition protein MukF, translating into MTDFSQSVPELVSWAKKNDFSISLPPERLAFLLAVAALNGERFDGEMSEAELIDAFRHVSKIFAQSQDTIAVRANNAINDLVRQRLINRFTSEMTDGLAIYRLTPLGIGITDYYIRQREFSSLRLSIQLSIVAQELKRAADAALEGGDELHWHRNVFAPLKYSVAEIFDSIDMTQRIMDEQQTEVKQNIAALLSQDWQSAITSCESLLSETSGALRELQDTLEAAGDKLQASLLLIQDATLNDPTLDKISNVVIDLQGKLDRIMGWGQQTIDLWIGYDRHVHKFIRTAIDLDKNRVFSQRLRRSIQSYFDAPWTLTFANAERLLDMRDEELMLQETDVTGELPTELEFEDIEHIQEHIIAHIEQNLLVFKEQQRPLDMGEAISSYLAQFPREQHFDVARLFIDQAIRLGVADADLAGIPAQWKPINDYGAKVQAHVINAY; encoded by the coding sequence ATGACTGATTTTTCCCAATCAGTGCCGGAACTGGTCTCTTGGGCAAAAAAGAATGATTTTTCCATTTCGTTGCCGCCTGAACGGCTCGCATTTTTGCTCGCAGTAGCTGCGTTAAACGGTGAACGATTTGATGGTGAAATGAGTGAAGCGGAACTTATCGACGCTTTTCGCCATGTCAGTAAAATTTTTGCACAGAGTCAAGATACTATTGCGGTTAGGGCCAATAACGCTATTAATGATTTAGTCCGTCAACGACTTATCAATCGCTTTACCAGTGAAATGACTGATGGGTTGGCGATTTATCGTCTTACTCCTCTTGGTATTGGCATTACTGACTACTATATTCGTCAGCGTGAGTTCTCGTCATTACGTCTTTCTATTCAATTGTCAATTGTGGCGCAAGAGTTAAAACGTGCTGCTGATGCTGCGCTTGAAGGCGGAGATGAGTTGCACTGGCATCGTAATGTCTTTGCCCCTCTTAAATATTCAGTTGCTGAAATTTTTGACAGTATTGATATGACTCAACGTATTATGGATGAGCAACAAACTGAAGTTAAGCAAAATATTGCAGCACTCCTTAGTCAAGATTGGCAATCGGCAATCACCAGTTGTGAAAGTCTATTATCTGAAACATCAGGCGCATTACGTGAACTGCAAGATACCCTGGAAGCTGCCGGTGACAAATTACAAGCTAGCTTATTATTGATTCAAGATGCCACTCTAAATGATCCTACATTAGACAAAATTAGTAATGTGGTGATTGATTTACAAGGTAAACTTGATCGGATTATGGGATGGGGTCAGCAAACGATTGATTTGTGGATCGGTTATGATCGTCATGTGCATAAATTTATTCGAACTGCGATAGATTTGGATAAAAATCGCGTCTTTTCTCAGCGACTACGTCGTTCTATTCAAAGCTATTTTGATGCGCCTTGGACATTAACATTTGCTAATGCTGAACGTTTACTTGATATGCGCGATGAAGAGCTTATGCTACAAGAGACGGACGTGACGGGAGAGTTACCAACTGAGTTAGAGTTTGAAGATATTGAACATATTCAAGAGCATATTATTGCCCATATTGAACAGAATTTATTGGTGTTTAAGGAGCAACAAAGACCTTTGGATATGGGAGAGGCTATTAGTAGTTATTTGGCACAATTCCCACGTGAACAACATTTCGATGTCGCACGTTTATTTATTGATCAAGCGATTCGTTTAGGCGTCGCTGATGCTGATTTAGCCGGTATTCCTGCACAATGGAAACCAATTAACGATTATGGAGCTAAGGTACAGGCACATGTCATCAATGCATACTGA
- the mukB gene encoding chromosome partition protein MukB, whose amino-acid sequence MIGHGKFHSLTLVNWNGFFARTFELDQLVTTLSGGNGAGKSTTMAAFVTALIPDLTLLHFRNTTEAGATGGSRDKGLHGKLRPGTCYSMLDVINSRNQRIICGVRLQQIAGRDKKVDIKPFIIQGAEISLSPTELVTERLDDRQARILSLAELKDKLENIDGVIFKQFNSISDYHSVMFDFGVLPKRLRSSSDRSKYYRLIEASLYGGISSAITRSLRDYLLPENSGVRKAFQDMEAALRENRMTLEAIRVTQSDRDLFKHLITESTNYVAADYMRHANDRRVHIESALGLRRELFNTKQQLIDNQYRHIEMAKELQENSEAQSGLELDYQSANDHLNLVQTAFRQQEKIDHYQVDIDELNEKLTEQAEIVEQANEQYLTYQERAEATEQEVDEIKTQLADYQQALDVQQTRAIQYQQALQALENAKKLCQLPQLITEDAEEYLAVFTEKEAEITETVLQLEQKLSVADAAVNQFERAYQLVVKLVGDVTRSDAWQAARNTLKTWPSQSYQAQMAHNLQLQLDELEQRFFEQQEAQELLNQFCKRIGRKVGYEDLDELKQTLEETLDENAAIAGESSEKRIAIRQELEQIQSKIAEYRQKAPNWLKAQDALIALREQVDAPLATSQQVTEYMQKLLEQERQYTVDRDRVIARRDQLDEQITQLSQPNGADDSRLSNLAERFNGVLLSEIYEDVTIEDAPFFSALYGPSRQGIVVPDLSKVKEQLDNLEDCPDDLYFIEGDPASFDDSVFESEELTNAVLVKSGDRQWRYSRFPQVPLFGKAAREKHLDKLTDERDVLHERYANLSFDLQKVQRIEQNFSQFIGQYLGVAFEADPEAESQKLSTRRNEIERELNNQHTVDKQNQQQVIDLKEQLALLNKLNAHLHLLADDELADRVDELREQLAFAQEAQSYVNKNQKVITELEPLVNVLQSDPQQNESLQQQYSVVKLKQREIKQQLFALTEVMQRRAHFSYTDSQGMLGENSDLNEKLRKRLETVERERTDARNKMRQYQEQYNQYNQTFTSLKSAFETKRDMLNDLKKEIEQIGVKADAVTEERARLRRDEIHQKVNQNRQICTSLEKQLVMCENEMTQLQKRLRQVEKDYQMQREQVVQAKIGWCIVLRLVKDNSVERRLHRRELAYLSADELRSMSDKALGSLRQAVADNEHLRDVLRLSEDPKRPERKIQFYIAVYHHLRERIRQDIVKTDDPIEAIEQMEIELSRLTEELTSREQQLAISSKSVANIIRKTIQREQNRIRMLNQGLQAVAFGQVNGVRLNVTIREAHSTLLSALAEQHDDHQDLFSNNRITFSEALAKLYQRLNPQIDMGQRTAQTIGEELLDYRNYLELDVEVNRGADGWLRAESGALSTGEAIGTGMSILLMVIQSWEEESKRLRSKDVVPCRLLFLDEAARLDAKSIATLFELCDKLEMQLIIAAPENISPEKGTTYKLVRKVVNNNEFVHVVGLKGFA is encoded by the coding sequence ATGATAGGTCATGGAAAATTTCACTCATTAACGTTAGTTAACTGGAACGGTTTTTTTGCTCGTACATTTGAACTCGATCAGCTCGTTACGACCTTATCTGGTGGAAACGGAGCAGGTAAATCGACAACTATGGCGGCGTTTGTTACGGCATTGATACCCGATTTAACATTATTACATTTTAGAAACACCACTGAAGCCGGTGCAACTGGAGGTTCTAGAGATAAAGGTTTGCATGGTAAACTTCGTCCCGGAACCTGTTATTCAATGCTTGATGTGATTAACTCGCGTAATCAGCGGATTATCTGCGGTGTTCGTTTACAGCAAATTGCTGGTAGAGATAAAAAAGTTGATATCAAACCTTTTATTATCCAAGGTGCGGAAATTAGCTTATCACCAACTGAATTAGTGACAGAACGTTTAGATGATAGACAAGCACGTATTTTGTCATTAGCTGAGCTAAAAGATAAATTAGAAAATATTGATGGTGTAATTTTTAAGCAGTTTAATTCAATCAGTGATTATCATTCAGTGATGTTTGATTTTGGCGTATTACCAAAACGATTACGTTCATCATCGGATCGTAGCAAATACTATCGTTTGATTGAAGCATCGTTATATGGTGGTATCTCAAGTGCGATCACCCGTTCATTGCGTGATTATTTATTGCCTGAAAATAGTGGTGTGCGTAAAGCATTCCAGGATATGGAGGCTGCTCTTCGCGAAAATCGTATGACCCTTGAAGCGATTCGAGTAACACAATCTGATCGTGATCTCTTTAAACATCTTATTACTGAGTCAACCAATTATGTTGCAGCCGATTATATGCGCCATGCTAATGATCGACGAGTGCATATTGAATCGGCTTTAGGTTTACGTCGTGAACTCTTTAATACTAAGCAACAGCTTATTGATAATCAATATCGTCATATTGAAATGGCTAAAGAGCTACAAGAAAATAGTGAAGCTCAGTCTGGTTTAGAGTTAGATTATCAATCGGCTAACGACCACCTTAATTTAGTGCAAACAGCCTTTAGACAACAAGAGAAGATTGATCACTATCAGGTTGATATTGATGAGTTAAATGAAAAATTAACAGAACAAGCTGAAATTGTTGAACAGGCTAATGAACAATATTTGACTTACCAAGAACGTGCAGAGGCAACCGAACAAGAAGTTGATGAGATCAAAACCCAGTTAGCCGATTATCAACAAGCACTGGATGTACAACAAACCCGTGCAATCCAGTATCAACAGGCATTACAAGCACTAGAAAATGCTAAAAAACTGTGTCAGTTACCGCAGTTGATAACCGAGGATGCTGAAGAATACTTAGCCGTTTTTACTGAAAAAGAAGCTGAAATTACTGAAACTGTTCTACAGTTGGAGCAAAAACTAAGCGTTGCCGATGCAGCCGTAAATCAATTTGAACGTGCATATCAATTAGTGGTTAAATTAGTTGGTGATGTAACTCGTAGCGATGCTTGGCAGGCCGCTCGTAATACGCTAAAAACGTGGCCATCACAAAGTTATCAAGCACAGATGGCACACAATTTACAGTTACAACTTGATGAACTTGAACAACGTTTCTTTGAACAGCAAGAGGCTCAAGAGTTATTAAATCAGTTCTGTAAACGTATTGGTCGAAAAGTCGGTTATGAAGATCTTGATGAACTGAAACAGACTTTAGAAGAGACTTTAGATGAAAATGCAGCAATTGCCGGTGAGTCGAGTGAAAAGCGTATTGCTATTAGGCAAGAACTTGAACAAATTCAAAGTAAAATCGCTGAATATCGTCAAAAAGCACCAAATTGGTTAAAAGCACAAGATGCTTTAATTGCGTTGCGTGAGCAAGTGGATGCGCCACTAGCTACGAGTCAGCAAGTCACTGAATATATGCAAAAGCTGCTTGAGCAAGAGCGGCAATATACCGTTGATCGTGATCGTGTTATTGCTCGCCGTGATCAACTTGATGAACAAATTACGCAATTAAGTCAACCTAATGGTGCTGATGATAGCCGTTTAAGTAATCTTGCTGAGCGTTTTAATGGTGTGTTGCTATCGGAAATTTATGAAGATGTTACGATTGAAGATGCGCCGTTTTTCTCTGCATTGTATGGACCATCAAGACAGGGGATTGTTGTTCCTGACTTATCAAAAGTTAAAGAACAGTTAGATAATTTAGAGGATTGTCCTGATGATCTCTATTTTATCGAAGGAGATCCGGCATCATTTGACGATAGTGTTTTTGAAAGTGAAGAGTTAACTAATGCTGTACTGGTTAAATCCGGTGATCGTCAGTGGCGCTATTCTCGTTTTCCACAAGTTCCACTGTTTGGTAAAGCGGCGCGAGAAAAGCATTTAGATAAGTTGACTGATGAGCGAGATGTATTGCATGAACGTTATGCTAATCTATCTTTTGATTTACAGAAAGTTCAACGTATTGAACAAAACTTTAGTCAATTTATTGGTCAATATTTAGGGGTCGCATTTGAGGCTGATCCTGAAGCTGAAAGTCAAAAATTATCAACAAGACGTAACGAAATTGAGCGAGAGCTCAATAATCAACATACCGTTGATAAGCAAAATCAGCAACAAGTTATTGATTTAAAAGAACAGCTTGCTTTGCTTAATAAGTTGAATGCTCATTTACACCTACTCGCCGATGATGAGCTAGCTGATCGTGTTGATGAGTTGCGTGAACAATTAGCTTTTGCACAAGAGGCACAAAGCTATGTGAACAAAAATCAAAAAGTGATTACTGAACTAGAACCGTTAGTCAATGTATTGCAAAGTGATCCGCAACAGAATGAAAGCTTACAGCAGCAGTATAGTGTGGTTAAGTTAAAACAACGTGAAATTAAGCAGCAACTTTTTGCGCTAACCGAAGTGATGCAGCGTCGAGCTCATTTTAGTTATACCGATTCACAAGGGATGCTTGGCGAAAATTCAGATCTTAATGAGAAATTGCGTAAGCGCTTAGAGACCGTTGAAAGAGAACGTACTGATGCACGTAATAAAATGCGTCAATATCAAGAACAGTATAATCAATATAATCAAACTTTCACATCACTGAAAAGCGCCTTTGAAACCAAACGAGATATGCTTAATGATTTGAAAAAAGAGATTGAGCAAATTGGTGTTAAAGCTGATGCTGTTACGGAAGAGCGTGCACGTTTACGTCGTGATGAAATTCACCAAAAAGTAAATCAAAATCGTCAAATTTGTACATCATTAGAGAAACAGTTAGTGATGTGTGAAAATGAAATGACCCAGCTACAAAAACGTTTACGCCAGGTTGAAAAAGATTATCAGATGCAACGTGAACAAGTCGTTCAAGCAAAAATTGGTTGGTGTATTGTTTTACGTTTGGTTAAAGATAATAGTGTTGAGCGTCGGTTACACCGCCGTGAACTGGCTTATTTAAGTGCTGATGAGTTACGTTCTATGTCGGATAAAGCGCTCGGTTCCTTAAGACAAGCTGTTGCTGATAATGAACATTTACGCGATGTACTGCGTTTATCGGAAGATCCAAAACGACCTGAACGTAAAATTCAGTTCTATATTGCTGTTTATCATCATCTTCGTGAACGTATTCGCCAAGATATTGTTAAAACAGATGATCCAATTGAAGCCATTGAACAGATGGAGATTGAGTTATCACGTTTAACTGAAGAGCTAACATCACGAGAACAGCAGTTAGCGATTAGTTCTAAGAGTGTGGCGAATATTATTCGTAAAACTATTCAGCGTGAGCAAAACCGTATTCGTATGTTAAACCAAGGTTTACAAGCGGTGGCATTTGGTCAAGTAAATGGTGTTCGCTTAAATGTGACAATTCGAGAAGCACATTCAACGTTGTTAAGTGCACTAGCTGAACAGCATGATGATCATCAAGATCTATTTAGTAACAATCGTATCACCTTCTCAGAAGCATTAGCTAAACTTTATCAACGTCTGAATCCACAAATTGATATGGGGCAACGTACCGCACAAACGATTGGTGAAGAGTTACTTGATTATCGTAACTACCTTGAACTAGATGTTGAGGTTAATCGTGGTGCTGATGGTTGGTTACGTGCTGAAAGTGGTGCATTATCAACGGGTGAAGCGATCGGTACCGGTATGTCGATTCTTTTAATGGTTATTCAAAGCTGGGAAGAAGAGTCTAAACGCTTACGTAGTAAAGATGTAGTGCCATGTCGTCTATTATTCCTTGATGAAGCGGCCCGTTTAGATGCAAAATCAATTGCAACCTTATTTGAACTGTGTGATAAGCTGGAAATGCAATTAATTATTGCAGCACCAGAAAACATTAGTCCAGAGAAAGGAACGACTTATAAATTAGTGCGAAAAGTGGTGAATAACAATGAATTTGTTCATGTCGTTGGATTGAAAGGTTTTGCCTAA
- a CDS encoding OsmC family protein — MKDRLKWVDELCFLGETASGHTLVMDGGTEHGGRNRGARPMELLLHGTAGCMAYDIIAILKTAKEDVRDLWIEIDYSQAEASPKVYTRINLHIVITGKQVKNDEVERAIKLASEKYCSASIMLGKTAKMSYTYEIREQD, encoded by the coding sequence ATGAAAGATCGTTTAAAGTGGGTTGATGAGCTGTGTTTTCTTGGTGAAACAGCGAGTGGTCATACACTGGTTATGGATGGCGGTACGGAGCATGGCGGACGTAACCGCGGAGCCCGTCCAATGGAGTTATTGCTACACGGGACAGCGGGTTGTATGGCATATGATATTATTGCGATTTTAAAAACAGCCAAAGAAGATGTTCGTGATTTATGGATCGAGATCGATTACTCTCAAGCAGAAGCTTCACCAAAAGTCTATACGCGCATCAATTTGCATATTGTGATTACGGGTAAACAGGTTAAAAATGATGAAGTGGAAAGAGCAATCAAATTAGCATCAGAAAAGTATTGCAGTGCTTCTATTATGTTAGGTAAAACAGCAAAAATGAGTTATACCTACGAGATTAGAGAACAAGACTAG
- the mukE gene encoding chromosome partition protein MukE, translated as MSSMHTEEDFELENNSALNDVMGRIASTSQATLDKYMPVKLAQAIANPLFPELDSLLRSGRHIGLDELDNHAFLMDFQPELEQFYGRYNVELIRAPEGFFYLRPRSTTFIPRSVLSELDMLVGKVLCYLYLSPERLAHEGIFTLQELHEELISLADESKLLKLVNQRSTGSDLDKQKLYDKVKTSLNRLRRLGMVFFIVGNDSSKFRINEAIFRFGADVRSSDDMQEAQLRLIRDGEAMSIESSLSLADVEDNDVNEETEE; from the coding sequence ATGTCATCAATGCATACTGAAGAAGATTTTGAACTTGAGAATAATTCCGCACTTAATGATGTGATGGGGCGAATCGCCAGTACTTCTCAAGCAACCCTCGATAAATACATGCCAGTTAAGCTGGCTCAGGCTATTGCCAACCCATTATTTCCAGAGTTAGATAGTCTGTTACGTAGTGGTCGTCATATAGGTCTAGATGAACTTGATAATCACGCTTTTTTAATGGATTTTCAACCAGAACTGGAACAATTTTATGGACGTTATAATGTTGAGTTGATTCGCGCACCAGAAGGTTTCTTTTATTTGCGTCCACGTTCAACGACATTTATTCCACGTTCAGTACTATCAGAACTTGATATGTTGGTCGGCAAAGTTCTTTGTTATCTATACCTTAGCCCAGAAAGGTTAGCGCATGAAGGGATTTTTACGTTACAAGAGCTGCATGAAGAGTTAATCTCTTTAGCTGATGAGAGTAAATTACTTAAATTAGTTAACCAACGTTCAACGGGCTCTGATTTAGATAAACAAAAATTATATGATAAGGTTAAAACATCACTTAATCGCTTAAGACGACTTGGAATGGTGTTCTTTATTGTGGGCAATGATAGTAGCAAATTTCGTATCAATGAGGCGATTTTCCGCTTTGGTGCTGACGTACGTAGTAGTGATGATATGCAAGAGGCCCAATTGCGTTTAATTCGTGATGGTGAAGCGATGTCTATTGAATCATCACTTTCTTTAGCCGACGTTGAAGATAACGATGTGAATGAGGAGACAGAGGAATAG
- a CDS encoding HD domain-containing protein, translating to MLTKLQQETINNTACYVQQKLANDYSGHDMAHIERVVHLAKKIQQSEPQSNEFIIIIAAYLHDVIDDKVIENVQAARQELIGFIEQQHVDKNDLQEIMTIIDNMSFSKNLTEKKSLSLEGKIVQDADRLDAIGAIGIGRTFLYGGKKKHIMHDPHAMPRNKMSVEDYRQPSTVINHFYEKLFLLKDQMNTSMGMQIAQERHRFLVEFVDRFEQEWLGK from the coding sequence ATGTTAACAAAATTACAACAAGAAACCATTAATAATACCGCTTGTTATGTGCAGCAGAAACTAGCAAATGATTATTCAGGCCATGATATGGCTCATATTGAACGCGTAGTTCATTTAGCTAAAAAAATTCAACAAAGCGAGCCCCAATCAAATGAATTTATTATCATTATAGCGGCCTATTTACATGATGTGATTGATGATAAAGTGATTGAAAATGTTCAAGCTGCTCGGCAAGAGTTGATTGGATTTATTGAACAGCAACACGTTGATAAAAATGATCTGCAAGAGATAATGACTATTATTGACAACATGTCATTTAGTAAAAATTTAACAGAGAAAAAATCACTTAGCCTTGAAGGTAAAATAGTCCAAGATGCGGATCGTTTAGATGCTATTGGGGCAATTGGTATTGGTCGAACCTTTCTTTATGGCGGCAAAAAAAAGCATATTATGCATGACCCTCATGCTATGCCAAGAAACAAAATGTCAGTAGAGGATTACCGACAACCAAGTACGGTTATCAACCACTTTTATGAAAAATTATTTTTATTAAAAGACCAGATGAACACGTCAATGGGAATGCAGATTGCTCAAGAAAGACATCGATTTTTAGTTGAATTTGTTGATCGTTTTGAACAAGAGTGGTTAGGCAAATAA
- the modA gene encoding molybdate ABC transporter substrate-binding protein, with product MKKFYQLIVAISALFISLSAFSAEKVTVFAAASLTNAMQDISAAYQETHPDSDIVFSFASSSVLARQIEQGAAADIFMSADQKWMDYLIERDLAKNKETLLKNSLVLIAPLSSKLDHVTIDRNTDWSTILPQNEKMAVGDPDHVPAGLYAKASLTNLGVFDKLEPQLAPASNVRDALMFVERDETVLGIVYSTDAKVSQKVKIIGEFPADSFEAIEYPVTLLTDSAAAKDFYQFLTTPEAKAIFAQYGFVNQ from the coding sequence ATGAAAAAATTCTATCAACTCATTGTTGCGATTAGTGCATTATTTATTAGCCTAAGTGCATTTTCAGCTGAAAAGGTAACCGTATTTGCCGCAGCATCATTGACTAACGCGATGCAAGACATTAGTGCCGCATATCAAGAAACACATCCAGATAGTGATATTGTCTTCTCTTTTGCCTCTTCATCTGTACTTGCTAGACAGATTGAGCAAGGTGCCGCAGCAGATATCTTTATGTCTGCAGATCAGAAATGGATGGATTATCTTATTGAACGCGATTTAGCGAAGAATAAAGAGACATTACTCAAAAATTCACTTGTACTAATCGCACCTTTATCATCAAAATTAGATCATGTAACCATTGATCGTAATACGGATTGGTCAACGATTCTGCCACAAAATGAAAAAATGGCAGTAGGGGATCCTGATCATGTTCCTGCTGGGCTTTATGCAAAAGCATCACTAACTAACTTAGGCGTATTTGATAAATTAGAGCCTCAATTAGCTCCGGCCAGTAATGTTCGCGATGCTTTAATGTTTGTCGAACGTGATGAGACCGTATTAGGTATCGTTTATAGTACTGATGCAAAAGTTAGTCAAAAAGTTAAAATTATTGGTGAGTTTCCAGCAGATAGCTTTGAAGCTATTGAATACCCAGTAACTTTATTAACAGATTCAGCTGCAGCAAAAGATTTCTACCAATTTTTGACAACACCTGAAGCAAAAGCTATTTTTGCTCAGTATGGTTTTGTTAACCAATGA